The genomic DNA TGATCAcggatcttgaagaagatgacgggGGCAGCCACAACGAGGGAGACAGAGAGGAGCACCCAGTTACTGATGAATTCCTTCTCGTAAGACAGCTTGCGAGCATCAAGGTTGTTCACAATAGCGGCGCCGCAGGACTGGATGCCCTTGTAAAAGCCGACGTAGTTGGCAGAGCGACGGCCAGAGTTGGAGAGAGCGCCCATGAACCTATTCATTTTTGATTAGTTGTCATCGGTCATGGACCCCGAGAAGTGTGACTCGAGCAAAACATACCAGTAGACGCTAGCTTGCCAGGCAGCATCGTAGAAGCCGTAGAAGAGGTACAGAAACATTGGGCCCACATAGCCGGGGGTCTCCCAGTCAGTTGGGACAAAATCTGGGTTGAGCTTGGGATTGACGCTTTCGCGGGTGTAGGTCTTCTCATAGGCGTATCCACCGCCCCAGATGGCAAAGgtgaggacgaagagaacgACCCAGGTAATCTTCGCTCGGACGGAACGGCGAACCCTCTTGATATCGAGCAGGTATCCCCAGATGACAGCCGCAAGGATCTGAGCGAGGAAGTACAGAAGACTGTTAAGAGCCTTGGTGCGGGTACCGAAGTGAGCACCATTAACGGAGTTCTGCTGGTAGACGTAGAACCagttcgaggagaagaacatgGGGAAAAGCAGAACCACGAATGGCTCAAATCGAAGGGTTTCCCAAAGGCCCAGCAGCTCCGATTGCCAGCTAGGATGCTTCATCAAGATGACGCGGCTGCCGTCGGGTCGGATAATGTCGCTAGCGTTGCAGAGGCAGAGAGCAAGCAGGGCACCGATGAacatcaagatgatgaagccAATGTACGTACCGTCGGAGACGGTAATGTTGGCCTTGACATGGATGTTTTCACCGAGGGGAATCTAATCCAGGTTAATCTGCGTCACTGAGAGTGGGAtgcccgaagaggaagatatcgagTCGGAGACGTACCAAGCTGCCAATCACTGCACCCATATTGAAGATACCCCAGAACCACGCAAAATACCTTCCCTTTTGTTCCTCAGTCGGGTAGGAGATCATGATGGTCCCTTGAGCGGTCCACAGAAGACCGGCACAAATACCGAGCCATGTCCCAGCGAAGATATTGAAGCCGGCAACGCTGGCGTGAACGGAGACCAGCAAGCTGATGGCGTAGATGCA from Aspergillus fumigatus Af293 chromosome 8, whole genome shotgun sequence includes the following:
- a CDS encoding DUF895 domain membrane protein: MSEEPTPHDHGESIAAPPDLPPGWKYRQRRIFGFNIPWYASPSVQLLLVAFVCFMCPGMFNALGGLGGGGKTDATLADNMNTALYSAFAVFGFFGGTFINKLGVRWTLAFGGIGYCIYAISLLVSVHASVAGFNIFAGTWLGICAGLLWTAQGTIMISYPTEEQKGRYFAWFWGIFNMGAVIGSLIPLGENIHVKANITVSDGTYIGFIILMFIGALLALCLCNASDIIRPDGSRVILMKHPSWQSELLGLWETLRFEPFVVLLFPMFFSSNWFYVYQQNSVNGAHFGTRTKALNSLLYFLAQILAAVIWGYLLDIKRVRRSVRAKITWVVLFVLTFAIWGGGYAYEKTYTRESVNPKLNPDFVPTDWETPGYVGPMFLYLFYGFYDAAWQASVYWFMGALSNSGRRSANYVGFYKGIQSCGAAIVNNLDARKLSYEKEFISNWVLLSVSLVVAAPVIFFKIRDHIDVQDDLAGTDETIADVLPANHPEKAVA